In bacterium, the sequence AACAAATTAACAGCGGTGGGTCTTGTTTTTCGCAGTTCATTTACACTACTTAAACCTATCTCCCTGATCCTTTCCATTTCTTCAATATCAAGGCTTCTTATCACCTGCACAATAGCATAGGCGGCAAAAATGCCAATAAGGGGGGCACCGCGCACCTTCAAATTAACAATGGCATCAATGGCATCTTGCAGGGTATAAACATACTCAAAACGGACGATTTCGGGCAGTCTCGTCTGATCTAATACTTTTATGGTGTCCCTGAAACACTCAACTGGTTTAATCATCGCCTCACCACATCAATTCTTCTTCCAGAAACATCACAATAAAGATTGAAGTCCACGGGGTATCCTTGCCCCTCCAAATCTCCGTGGAAATCTGTTCCACCCGTAATCAAAAGGCCATTCTTAAAGGCAATCTCTTTCAATTTATCTTCCAGATAACATGGATTTTTAGGGTGAAAGACCTCTATCCCATCAATTTCTTTCAAAATTGAGATGTCAATAACCTCATCCATACGATTTATGATCCCCGGATGGGCCAGGATAGCAATGCCACCACTTTTGTGAATAATATCTATGGCTTCTTCCACAGAGATCTTGAACTTCTTTACATAAGCCGGTCCTGAATCTCCAATGTACTTTTCAAAAGCTTCCTCTATACTCGATACAAAACCCCTTTCCAGCAATTCCCTTGCGATGTGAGGTCTTCCTATCGCTTTATTTTCCTCAAACTTTGAAATATCGGGGTTAATCTCAATACCCAGACCTTTCAATTTTTCTACCATTTTCCAAAATCTTTCTTTTCTTGCCTTTCTAAAAGTCTCAAGATAACTAATCAGATATTCTGAGTTGAGATCTATGAAATAGCCTAAAACGTGAACCTCTTCCCCTTTATACTCCGCTGAAAGCTCAACTC encodes:
- a CDS encoding PHP domain-containing protein, encoding MHRCDLHTHTTKSDGLYSPRELVYLLYSKGIKIFSITDHDSVEALAEAQEEALKLNIELIPGVELSAEYKGEEVHVLGYFIDLNSEYLISYLETFRKARKERFWKMVEKLKGLGIEINPDISKFEENKAIGRPHIARELLERGFVSSIEEAFEKYIGDSGPAYVKKFKISVEEAIDIIHKSGGIAILAHPGIINRMDEVIDISILKEIDGIEVFHPKNPCYLEDKLKEIAFKNGLLITGGTDFHGDLEGQGYPVDFNLYCDVSGRRIDVVRR